A stretch of Pseudomonas sp. LS.1a DNA encodes these proteins:
- a CDS encoding HD domain-containing protein, producing the protein MPNHNLHGKLEFLRQAEKLKSVTRSAHTSTGRRESTAEHSWRLALLALVFEEELGDVDICKVLKLCLVHDLGEALSGDVPAPQAQATPNKSMSERQDLISMTSMLEPSMQDNIVALFDEYEAADSPEAKVVKALDKIETILQHTQGDNPPGFDYAFNLEYGRRYTDALPFLASLRRTLDEETRKRMAR; encoded by the coding sequence GTGCCGAATCACAACCTTCATGGAAAACTCGAATTCCTGCGCCAAGCCGAAAAGCTCAAGAGCGTGACACGCAGTGCCCACACGTCGACAGGCCGGCGGGAAAGCACGGCCGAGCACAGTTGGCGGCTGGCGTTGCTGGCGCTGGTGTTCGAGGAAGAACTGGGTGATGTCGATATCTGCAAGGTGCTCAAGCTGTGCCTGGTTCATGACCTTGGGGAAGCGTTGAGTGGCGATGTTCCTGCGCCTCAAGCGCAGGCAACGCCAAACAAGAGCATGAGTGAACGACAGGACCTCATCTCCATGACCTCGATGCTCGAACCCTCGATGCAGGACAACATCGTTGCCCTGTTCGACGAGTATGAAGCGGCGGACTCGCCAGAAGCCAAAGTGGTCAAGGCACTGGACAAGATCGAAACCATCCTGCAGCACACCCAAGGCGATAACCCGCCTGGCTTCGACTACGCGTTCAACCTGGAATATGGCCGCCGCTATACCGATGCCTTACCGTTTCTGGCCTCCTTGAGGCGCACACTCGATGAAGAAACACGCAAACGCATGGCCCGCTAG
- a CDS encoding microcin C ABC transporter permease YejB, whose amino-acid sequence MLAYILRRLLLIIPTLFGILIINFIIVQAAPGGPVEQMIAKLEGFEGATSRIAGGGAEVSVAGSNYRGAQGLDPALIAEIERMYGFDKSPPERLWIMIKNYARLDFGDSFFRDAKVIDLIIEKMPVSISLGLWSTLIMYLVSIPLGIAKAVRHGSHFDVWTSSAIIVGYAIPAFLFAILLIVLFAGGSYFDWFPLRGLTSNNFDELSTTGKVLDYFWHLVLPITALVIGNFATMTLLTKNSFLDEINKQYVVTAKAKGLSRPRVLYGHVFRNAMLLVIAGFPSAFIGIFFTGSLLIEVIFSLDGLGLMSFEAAINRDYPVVFGTLFIFTLLGLVVKLIGDLTYTLVDPRIDFASREH is encoded by the coding sequence ATGCTGGCCTACATCCTGCGCCGCCTGCTGCTGATCATCCCGACCCTGTTCGGCATCCTGATCATCAACTTCATCATCGTCCAGGCCGCCCCCGGCGGCCCGGTCGAGCAGATGATCGCCAAGCTCGAAGGCTTCGAAGGCGCCACCAGCCGCATTGCCGGCGGCGGTGCCGAAGTGTCCGTTGCCGGCTCCAACTACCGTGGCGCCCAGGGCCTGGACCCGGCGCTGATCGCCGAGATCGAACGCATGTACGGCTTCGACAAGTCGCCGCCCGAGCGCCTGTGGATCATGATCAAGAACTACGCCCGGCTGGACTTCGGCGACAGCTTCTTCCGCGATGCCAAGGTCATCGACCTGATCATCGAGAAGATGCCGGTGTCGATTTCGCTGGGGCTGTGGAGCACCTTGATCATGTACCTGGTGTCGATCCCGCTGGGCATCGCCAAGGCCGTGCGCCACGGCAGCCATTTCGACGTGTGGACCAGCTCGGCGATCATCGTCGGCTACGCCATCCCGGCGTTCCTGTTCGCCATCCTGCTGATCGTGCTGTTCGCCGGCGGCAGCTACTTCGACTGGTTCCCGCTGCGTGGCCTCACCTCCAACAATTTCGACGAACTGAGCACCACCGGCAAGGTGCTGGACTACTTCTGGCACCTGGTGCTGCCGATCACCGCGCTGGTCATCGGCAACTTCGCCACCATGACCTTGCTGACCAAGAACAGCTTCCTCGACGAGATCAACAAGCAGTACGTGGTCACCGCCAAGGCCAAGGGCCTGAGCCGGCCACGGGTGCTGTACGGCCATGTGTTCCGCAACGCCATGCTGCTGGTGATTGCCGGTTTCCCTTCGGCGTTCATCGGCATCTTCTTCACCGGCTCCTTGCTGATCGAGGTGATCTTCAGCCTCGACGGCCTCGGCCTGATGAGTTTCGAGGCGGCCATCAACCGCGACTACCCGGTGGTCTTCGGCACCCTGTTCATCTTCACCCTGCTGGGGCTGGTGGTGAAACTGATCGGCGACCTGACCTACACCCTGGTCGATCCACGCATCGACTTCGCCAGCCGGGAGCACTGA
- a CDS encoding lytic transglycosylase domain-containing protein, with translation MSSRSRRTSHSVALTRLAQISALALAATLVGCQSTRQLDESDSVRAHNYQARIKHKPSPLLAKPAEQAPQDVWERMRQGFALQDNIDVNPRIEQQRLWFASNPSYIESAGERGSLYLHYIVERLEERDMPLELALLPAIESAYNPMAYSRAHAAGMWQFIPSTGRHFNLRQTNFYDGRRDVTASTNAALDYLSRLHDMFNGDWLLALAAYNAGEGTVSRAIERNERLGLPTDYWNLPLPQETRDYVPKLLALSQVVLTPEAYGVNLNPIANEPYFEAVAINDRLDLSRVAAFANIDEDELIQLNPAFKKRMTVDGPQQLLVPTAKAQLLSDSLSNLKPEQLVSLQPNKAVFARAVAEAKAPVAARSYRVKRGDNLGSIAKANRVSVKDIKRWNRLSGNSVRAGQVLALRGGDAPSAAGNRVAASGQRSTQYKVRKGDSLYLVAKRFNVEMKHLKRWNPRSGHALKPGQTLTVYLSH, from the coding sequence ATGTCTTCCCGTAGCCGCAGAACCTCTCATTCCGTCGCCCTGACGCGCCTGGCCCAAATCAGTGCGCTGGCCCTGGCCGCCACCCTGGTGGGCTGCCAGAGCACCCGTCAGCTCGACGAATCCGATAGCGTTCGCGCGCACAACTACCAGGCGCGGATCAAGCACAAGCCTTCGCCACTGCTGGCCAAGCCGGCCGAGCAGGCACCACAGGACGTATGGGAACGCATGCGCCAGGGCTTTGCCCTGCAGGACAACATCGACGTCAACCCGCGCATCGAGCAGCAACGCCTGTGGTTCGCCAGCAACCCAAGCTACATCGAAAGTGCCGGCGAGCGTGGCAGCCTCTACCTGCACTACATCGTCGAACGCCTCGAAGAGCGCGACATGCCGCTGGAGCTGGCGCTGCTGCCAGCCATCGAAAGTGCCTACAACCCGATGGCCTACTCGCGCGCGCATGCCGCGGGCATGTGGCAGTTCATTCCGTCCACCGGCCGCCACTTCAACCTGCGCCAGACCAACTTCTACGATGGCCGTCGCGACGTGACCGCCTCGACCAACGCCGCACTGGACTACCTCAGCCGCCTGCACGACATGTTCAACGGCGACTGGCTGCTGGCCCTGGCTGCCTACAATGCCGGCGAAGGCACCGTCAGCCGCGCCATCGAGCGCAACGAACGGCTCGGCCTGCCCACCGATTACTGGAACCTGCCGCTACCGCAGGAAACCCGTGACTACGTGCCCAAGCTGCTGGCCCTGTCGCAAGTGGTACTCACGCCGGAAGCCTATGGCGTGAACCTGAACCCGATCGCCAACGAACCCTACTTCGAGGCGGTGGCCATCAACGACCGCCTCGACCTGTCGCGGGTAGCGGCCTTCGCCAACATCGACGAAGACGAGCTGATCCAGCTCAACCCGGCATTCAAGAAGCGCATGACCGTGGACGGCCCGCAACAGCTGCTGGTACCGACCGCCAAGGCGCAGCTGCTGAGCGACAGCCTGTCCAACCTCAAGCCCGAGCAACTGGTCAGCCTGCAGCCGAACAAGGCCGTGTTCGCCCGCGCCGTGGCCGAAGCCAAGGCACCGGTGGCGGCGCGCAGCTACCGGGTCAAGCGCGGCGACAACCTGGGCAGCATCGCCAAGGCCAACCGCGTTTCGGTCAAGGACATCAAGCGCTGGAACCGCCTCTCCGGCAACAGCGTGCGCGCAGGCCAGGTCCTGGCCCTGCGTGGTGGCGACGCCCCGAGCGCTGCCGGCAATCGAGTAGCCGCCTCCGGGCAGCGCTCCACGCAGTACAAGGTACGCAAAGGCGATTCGCTGTACCTGGTGGCCAAGCGCTTCAACGTGGAAATGAAACACCTCAAGCGCTGGAACCCACGCAGCGGCCATGCCCTGAAGCCAGGCCAGACCCTCACCGTCTACCTCTCGCATTGA
- a CDS encoding extracellular solute-binding protein, whose amino-acid sequence MIRPLLLSLSLALSFPAAAMVSESHGYAQFGTLKYPATFTHFDWVNPQAPKGGTLRAMAFGTFDTLNPYTFKGSSPITTPNFQQYGISELNEPLMVGTGQYDPSGDEPTSSYGLIARSVEYSEDRSWVVFNLRPEAHWHDGKPITSADVAFSYRTLLKDGHPIYRTNLQEVQRVDILGPLRIRFVFKRAGNPLLILRLGEMPVLPKHYWQKRDFKATTFEPPLGSGPYRITQVQPGRRLVFERVKNYWGKDLAVNRGKYNFNRVEYEFYRDATVAFEAFKAGEFDIYIEHQAKNWANGYNFPAVRRGEVIKVQIPHRIPTQTQGLFMNSRRATFSDPRVRQALGLMLDFEWTNRALFSGAYRRSTSYYPNSEFAATGLPTGKEWLLLAPFRDQLPARLFSEPYTVSQTDGRGISRQTLRQALGLLAEAGWKLNGQRLVDSKGQQLHMELLLVNPNLERILQPYVENLASIGIDARLRTVDRAQYKQRLDQFDFDMILMTLNQTLSPGLEQWLYFHSSQAATKGSKNYAGVKDPVVDHLLDTLLAARTRDDQVAAARALDRVLSWQYYMIPNWYLDNHRLAYRNRFAFVTTPPYTLGLNSWWIKTSEKAQ is encoded by the coding sequence TTGATACGTCCCCTCCTGCTGTCACTCAGCCTGGCCTTGAGCTTTCCCGCAGCCGCGATGGTGAGCGAAAGCCACGGATACGCGCAGTTCGGCACGCTCAAGTACCCAGCCACATTCACCCATTTCGACTGGGTCAACCCGCAAGCGCCCAAGGGCGGCACCTTGCGGGCCATGGCTTTCGGTACCTTCGACACCCTCAACCCTTATACCTTCAAGGGGTCGAGCCCGATCACCACGCCCAATTTCCAGCAATACGGCATCAGCGAGCTGAACGAGCCGCTGATGGTCGGCACCGGCCAGTACGACCCGTCCGGCGACGAACCGACCTCCAGCTACGGCCTGATCGCCCGCTCGGTGGAGTACAGCGAGGACCGCAGCTGGGTGGTGTTCAACCTGCGCCCGGAAGCCCACTGGCATGACGGCAAGCCGATCACCTCGGCAGACGTGGCCTTCTCCTACCGCACGCTGCTCAAGGATGGCCACCCGATCTACCGCACCAACCTGCAGGAAGTGCAGCGGGTGGACATCCTTGGCCCGCTGCGCATCCGCTTCGTGTTCAAGCGCGCCGGCAACCCGTTGCTGATCCTGCGCCTGGGCGAAATGCCGGTGCTGCCCAAGCACTACTGGCAAAAGCGCGACTTCAAGGCCACCACCTTCGAACCCCCGCTGGGCAGCGGCCCCTACCGCATCACCCAGGTCCAGCCTGGGCGCCGGCTGGTGTTCGAACGGGTGAAGAACTACTGGGGCAAGGATCTGGCAGTGAACCGTGGCAAGTACAACTTCAACCGCGTGGAATATGAGTTCTACCGCGACGCCACGGTGGCCTTCGAAGCGTTCAAGGCCGGTGAGTTCGACATCTACATAGAGCACCAGGCGAAGAACTGGGCCAACGGTTACAACTTCCCGGCCGTGCGCCGCGGCGAGGTAATCAAGGTACAGATCCCGCACCGCATCCCCACGCAAACCCAGGGCCTGTTCATGAACAGCCGCCGGGCCACCTTCAGCGACCCACGGGTACGCCAGGCGCTGGGGCTGATGCTCGACTTCGAGTGGACCAACCGCGCGCTGTTCAGCGGCGCCTACCGCCGCTCGACCAGCTACTACCCCAACAGCGAATTCGCCGCCACCGGCCTGCCCACCGGCAAGGAGTGGCTGCTGCTGGCGCCGTTCCGTGACCAGTTGCCAGCCAGACTGTTCAGCGAGCCCTACACGGTCAGCCAGACCGATGGCCGTGGCATCAGCCGTCAGACTCTGCGCCAGGCCCTCGGCCTGCTCGCCGAGGCCGGCTGGAAGCTGAACGGCCAGCGCCTGGTCGACAGCAAGGGCCAGCAGCTGCACATGGAGCTGCTGCTGGTAAACCCCAACCTTGAACGCATCCTGCAACCTTATGTCGAAAATCTGGCCAGCATCGGCATCGATGCACGCTTGCGCACCGTGGACCGCGCCCAGTACAAACAGCGCCTGGACCAGTTCGATTTCGACATGATTCTGATGACCCTGAACCAGACCCTGAGCCCGGGCCTCGAACAGTGGCTGTATTTCCATTCCAGCCAGGCCGCGACCAAGGGCAGCAAGAACTATGCTGGGGTGAAGGACCCGGTGGTCGACCATCTGCTCGACACCCTGCTCGCCGCCCGCACCCGCGATGACCAGGTCGCCGCCGCCCGCGCCCTGGACCGCGTGCTCTCATGGCAGTACTACATGATTCCCAACTGGTACCTCGACAATCATCGCCTGGCCTACCGCAACCGGTTCGCCTTCGTCACCACGCCGCCCTACACCCTCGGGCTGAACAGCTGGTGGATCAAGACTTCGGAGAAAGCCCAATGA
- a CDS encoding helix-turn-helix domain-containing protein gives MNISPSLRNTPIGPMLKHWRVLNRVKQLHAAQMFGVCQSTISRWESGVQDAEPEQRARIEALLKARLSSAADHALARLVSGSSQPVHLVCDLTHRLLACSSSREAEFSVPVSDLLGVSLWPFATEEIASQEQRLAGIGWRDNLASPALEFSTGTNDSAVVPIQHSLCRWTRFTLSDGSTARLVETLAHI, from the coding sequence ATGAACATCTCACCTTCACTTCGCAACACACCCATCGGCCCGATGCTAAAACACTGGCGCGTGCTGAACCGGGTCAAACAGCTGCATGCCGCGCAGATGTTCGGGGTGTGCCAGTCGACCATTTCTCGCTGGGAGTCGGGCGTGCAGGACGCCGAGCCCGAGCAGCGAGCGCGTATCGAAGCCTTGCTCAAAGCCAGGCTCAGCAGTGCCGCGGACCACGCACTGGCGCGCCTTGTGTCGGGCAGTTCGCAACCTGTGCACCTGGTGTGCGACCTCACCCACCGCCTGCTGGCCTGCTCATCTTCCCGCGAGGCTGAGTTCAGTGTGCCCGTCAGTGACTTGCTGGGTGTCTCGCTGTGGCCATTCGCAACAGAGGAAATCGCCAGCCAGGAACAGCGCTTGGCAGGCATCGGCTGGCGCGACAACCTGGCCTCCCCGGCGCTGGAGTTCTCCACCGGCACAAATGACTCGGCAGTGGTGCCCATCCAGCACAGCCTGTGCCGGTGGACCCGATTCACACTGTCGGATGGGTCGACTGCCAGGCTGGTCGAAACCCTGGCGCATATTTAA
- a CDS encoding ABC transporter ATP-binding protein — protein sequence MSEQNLIEVRDLSVEFVTGDQAHRVVDGISFDIRKGETLALVGESGSGKSVTAHSLLRLLPYPLARHPSGSIRYEGKDLLQQNEKTMQRIRGNRIAMIFQEPMTSLNPLHCIEKQINEILLLHKGLTGKEATARTLELLEMVGIPEPRKRLKALPHELSGGQRQRVMIAMALANEPELLIADEPTTALDVTVQLKILDLLKELQARLGMALLLISHDLNLVRRIAHRVCVMQRGQIVEQAECARLFSAPQHHYTQMLINAEPSGLPAHNPVGAPLLEVDDLKVWFPIKKGLLRRTVDHVKAVDGVNFSLPQGQTLGIVGESGSGKSTLGLAILRLISSQGGIRFHGQNLEGLNQKAVRPLRREMQVVFQDPFGSLSPRMCVEDIVGEGLRIHRIGTAQEQEAAIIAALEEVGLDPRTRHRYPHEFSGGQRQRIAIARALVLKPALILLDEPTSALDRTVQRQVVELLRNLQQKYNLTYLFISHDLAVVKALSHQLMVIKHGHVVEQGDAQAIFHAPQHPYTRQLLEAAFLEVDAAS from the coding sequence ATGAGTGAACAGAACCTGATCGAAGTGCGCGACCTGTCGGTGGAGTTCGTCACCGGTGACCAGGCCCACCGCGTGGTGGACGGCATCAGCTTCGATATCCGCAAGGGTGAGACGCTGGCACTGGTGGGCGAGAGTGGCTCGGGCAAATCGGTCACCGCGCACTCGCTCCTGCGCCTGCTGCCCTACCCCCTGGCCCGCCACCCCAGCGGCAGCATCCGCTACGAAGGCAAGGACCTGCTGCAGCAGAACGAGAAGACCATGCAGCGCATTCGCGGCAACCGCATTGCGATGATCTTCCAGGAACCGATGACCTCGCTGAACCCGTTGCACTGCATCGAGAAGCAGATCAACGAAATCCTCCTGCTGCACAAAGGCCTGACCGGCAAGGAAGCAACCGCGCGCACCCTGGAACTGCTGGAGATGGTCGGCATTCCCGAGCCACGCAAGCGCCTGAAGGCCCTGCCCCACGAACTGTCCGGCGGGCAGCGCCAGCGGGTGATGATCGCCATGGCCCTGGCCAACGAGCCGGAGCTGCTGATTGCGGATGAGCCGACCACGGCGCTGGATGTGACCGTGCAGTTGAAGATTCTCGACCTGCTCAAGGAACTGCAGGCGCGTTTGGGCATGGCCCTGCTGCTGATCAGCCATGACCTGAACCTGGTGCGGCGCATCGCCCACCGCGTGTGCGTGATGCAGCGCGGGCAGATTGTCGAGCAGGCCGAATGCGCCAGGCTGTTCAGTGCACCGCAACACCATTACACGCAGATGCTGATCAATGCCGAGCCCAGCGGGCTACCGGCGCACAACCCGGTGGGCGCGCCGTTGCTGGAGGTGGATGACCTCAAGGTGTGGTTCCCGATCAAGAAGGGCTTGCTGCGGCGCACGGTCGACCATGTGAAGGCGGTGGACGGGGTCAACTTCAGCTTGCCACAGGGGCAGACGCTGGGGATTGTCGGCGAGTCCGGATCGGGCAAGTCGACTTTGGGTCTGGCGATCTTGCGGCTGATCTCCAGCCAGGGCGGCATTCGCTTCCATGGGCAGAACCTGGAAGGGCTGAACCAGAAGGCCGTGCGCCCGTTGCGCCGGGAAATGCAGGTGGTGTTTCAGGACCCGTTTGGCAGCCTGAGCCCACGCATGTGCGTGGAGGACATCGTCGGTGAAGGGCTGCGCATTCACCGCATCGGCACAGCGCAGGAACAGGAAGCTGCGATTATTGCGGCCCTGGAGGAAGTGGGGCTGGACCCGCGCACGCGGCATCGCTACCCACATGAGTTTTCCGGTGGGCAGCGCCAACGCATTGCGATTGCCCGGGCGTTGGTGTTGAAGCCGGCGCTGATCCTGCTGGACGAGCCTACGTCAGCGCTGGACCGCACGGTGCAGCGGCAGGTGGTGGAGCTGCTGCGCAATCTGCAGCAGAAATACAACCTGACCTACCTGTTCATCAGCCATGACCTGGCGGTGGTCAAGGCGTTGAGCCACCAGTTGATGGTGATCAAGCACGGGCATGTGGTGGAACAAGGGGATGCGCAGGCGATCTTCCATGCACCGCAGCATCCGTATACCCGGCAGTTGCTGGAGGCGGCGTTTCTGGAGGTGGATGCGGCCAGTTAG
- a CDS encoding ABC transporter permease has product MALSPLNRRRFERFKANRRGWWSLWLFLILFGLSLGAELIANDKPIAVRYDGAWYFPAFKRYPETTFGGEFPLEANYKSPYIRELLEKKDSFVLWAPIPFSYQSINYDLRVPAPAPPSADNWLGTDDQGRDVLARVIYGFRISVLFALTLTLLSSIVGVIAGALQGFYGGWVDLAGQRFLEVWSGLPVLYLLIILASFVQPNFWWLLGIMLLFSWMSLVDVVRAEFLRGRNLEYVRAARALGMRNGAIMYRHILPNAMISTMTFMPFILTGAIGTLTALDFLGFGLPPGAPSLGELVAQGKSNLQAPWLGISAFAVLALMLSLLVFIGESARDAFDPRK; this is encoded by the coding sequence ATGGCCTTGTCCCCCCTCAACCGCCGGCGCTTCGAGCGTTTCAAGGCCAACCGCCGTGGCTGGTGGTCGCTGTGGCTGTTCCTGATCCTGTTCGGCCTGAGCCTGGGCGCCGAGCTGATTGCCAACGACAAGCCGATTGCCGTGCGCTACGACGGCGCATGGTACTTCCCGGCCTTCAAGCGCTACCCGGAGACCACCTTCGGCGGCGAATTCCCGCTGGAAGCCAACTACAAGAGCCCGTACATCCGCGAACTGCTTGAGAAGAAAGACAGCTTCGTGCTTTGGGCGCCGATCCCGTTCAGCTACCAGAGCATCAACTACGACCTGCGCGTACCCGCCCCGGCCCCGCCTTCGGCGGACAACTGGCTGGGCACCGACGACCAGGGCCGCGACGTGCTGGCACGGGTGATCTACGGCTTCCGCATTTCGGTGCTGTTCGCCCTGACGCTGACCCTGCTCAGTTCCATCGTCGGCGTGATCGCCGGCGCCCTGCAGGGCTTCTATGGCGGCTGGGTCGACCTGGCCGGGCAGCGCTTCCTGGAAGTCTGGTCAGGCCTGCCGGTGTTGTACCTGCTGATCATCCTGGCCAGCTTCGTGCAGCCCAACTTCTGGTGGTTGCTGGGCATCATGCTGCTGTTCTCGTGGATGAGCCTGGTGGACGTGGTGCGCGCCGAGTTCCTGCGCGGGCGCAACCTGGAATACGTGCGCGCCGCCCGCGCGTTAGGGATGCGCAACGGCGCGATCATGTACCGGCACATCCTGCCCAACGCCATGATCTCGACCATGACCTTCATGCCGTTCATTCTCACCGGCGCCATCGGCACCCTCACCGCCCTGGACTTCCTCGGCTTCGGCCTGCCGCCGGGCGCGCCGTCGCTGGGCGAGCTGGTGGCCCAGGGCAAGTCCAACCTGCAGGCCCCATGGCTGGGCATCAGCGCCTTCGCCGTGCTGGCGCTGATGCTGAGCCTGCTGGTGTTCATCGGCGAATCCGCCCGCGATGCCTTCGACCCGAGGAAGTGA
- a CDS encoding extracellular solute-binding protein, protein MTPTHRLRRLAGSLLLACLSLPALAAPQHALTLYDEPPKYPADFKHFDYVNPDAPKGGTFRQSSFGGFDSLNPFINKGVPAENIGIIYDTLMRQSQDEPFTEYGLVAGKIEKAPDNSWVRFYLRPEARFHDGHPMRADDVVFTFNALIKDGAPLYRQYYADVAEVVAEDPLKVLFKFKHKNNRELPLILGQLPVLPRHWYENRDFNRGNLEIPLGSGPYKVAEVKAGRSVRYERVKDYWAKDLPINRGFYNFDVMTFDSYRDTTVALEALKAGAFDYGLEVSAKNWATAYNVPAVRDGRLIKEELPNGNPTGMQGFIFNIRRPVFQDVRVRQALSLLLDYEWTNKQLFNGAYTRTGSYFDNSEMAARGLPGPGELKILEPLRGKIPDQVFSEAFHNPVSDGSGMIREQQRQAYKLLQEAGWKIVDDKMVDAQGKPVSIEFLLAQTEFERILLPFKRNLADLGIELNIRRVDVSQYITRLRSRDYDMIVGGYPQSNSPGNEQREFWSSAAADNPGSRNFIGLRDPAIDQLVDQLINADSRQSLIDHCRALDRVLLWGYYVIPNWHIKTWRVAYWNHIGHPDVSPRYDIGIDTWWIKPGVTPAVSEAPADEAN, encoded by the coding sequence ATGACGCCAACGCACCGACTGCGCCGGCTGGCAGGCAGCCTGTTGCTCGCCTGCCTGAGCCTTCCCGCCCTGGCCGCACCGCAACACGCGCTCACCCTGTACGACGAGCCGCCCAAGTACCCGGCCGACTTCAAGCACTTCGACTACGTCAACCCTGATGCGCCCAAGGGCGGCACCTTCCGCCAGTCCAGCTTCGGCGGCTTCGACAGCCTCAACCCGTTCATCAACAAGGGCGTGCCGGCCGAGAACATCGGCATCATCTACGACACCCTGATGCGTCAGAGCCAGGACGAGCCATTCACCGAATACGGCCTGGTTGCCGGCAAGATCGAGAAAGCACCCGACAATAGCTGGGTACGCTTCTACTTGCGCCCGGAAGCCCGCTTCCATGACGGCCACCCGATGCGTGCCGACGACGTGGTGTTCACCTTCAATGCCCTGATCAAGGACGGTGCGCCGCTGTACCGCCAGTATTATGCCGACGTCGCCGAAGTGGTCGCCGAAGACCCGCTGAAGGTGCTGTTCAAGTTCAAGCACAAGAACAACCGCGAGCTACCGCTGATTCTCGGCCAGTTGCCGGTACTGCCCAGGCACTGGTACGAAAACCGCGATTTCAACCGCGGCAACCTGGAAATCCCGCTGGGCAGCGGCCCGTACAAGGTCGCCGAAGTCAAGGCCGGGCGCTCGGTGCGCTACGAACGGGTCAAGGACTACTGGGCCAAGGACCTGCCGATCAACCGCGGCTTCTACAACTTCGACGTCATGACGTTCGACTCCTACCGTGACACCACCGTCGCCCTCGAGGCCCTCAAGGCCGGGGCCTTCGACTATGGCCTGGAAGTCAGCGCAAAAAACTGGGCCACCGCCTACAACGTGCCCGCCGTGCGCGACGGCCGGCTGATCAAGGAAGAGCTGCCCAACGGCAACCCCACCGGCATGCAGGGCTTCATCTTCAACATCCGCCGCCCGGTATTCCAGGATGTGCGCGTGCGTCAGGCACTTAGCCTGCTGCTGGACTACGAATGGACCAACAAGCAGCTGTTCAACGGCGCCTACACCCGTACCGGCAGCTACTTCGACAACTCGGAAATGGCCGCTCGCGGCCTGCCCGGCCCTGGCGAGCTGAAGATTCTCGAACCGCTGCGCGGCAAAATCCCCGACCAGGTGTTCAGCGAAGCCTTCCACAACCCGGTCAGCGACGGCAGCGGCATGATCCGCGAGCAACAGCGCCAGGCCTACAAGCTGCTGCAGGAAGCCGGCTGGAAAATCGTCGACGACAAGATGGTCGACGCCCAGGGCAAGCCGGTGAGCATCGAATTCCTGCTCGCGCAGACCGAATTCGAACGCATTCTGCTGCCATTCAAGCGCAACCTCGCCGATCTGGGCATCGAGCTGAACATCCGCCGGGTCGACGTGTCGCAATACATCACCCGCCTGCGCTCGCGCGACTACGACATGATCGTCGGCGGCTACCCGCAGTCCAACTCGCCAGGCAACGAGCAACGCGAATTCTGGTCCAGTGCCGCTGCCGATAACCCAGGCAGCCGCAACTTCATCGGCCTGCGCGACCCGGCCATCGACCAGCTGGTGGACCAACTGATCAACGCCGACTCGCGGCAAAGCCTGATCGACCACTGCCGCGCCCTCGACAGGGTGCTGCTGTGGGGCTATTACGTGATCCCCAACTGGCACATCAAGACCTGGCGCGTGGCCTACTGGAACCACATAGGCCACCCGGACGTCTCGCCCAGGTACGACATCGGCATCGACACCTGGTGGATCAAGCCCGGGGTAACCCCGGCCGTCAGCGAAGCCCCTGCAGACGAGGCCAACTAA